In Hemibagrus wyckioides isolate EC202008001 linkage group LG12, SWU_Hwy_1.0, whole genome shotgun sequence, the genomic stretch GTCCATCTGAGtaatcataacacacacacacacacacacacagatgaactcaccatcacacatataTGTGATAAAACTCCTGAATAAATCAGACCGTCTGACTCACGCAGACGCTCTGGTCATTATCCCGTATATCATTTCCATCTGCCCACTTCAGCTGATCAGACTGGACAGAATTTCTCATTAGCCACTGGCGTGCGAAATGTTTCCTGCAGCGGAATTTTGTTACCACAACAAACGTCCATCATGAAGGATTTACATATACATTCATGACTGAGCTGtgttcaaataataataataataataataataataataataataatacactacagCTGTTTAATTAGTTTAATTGTAACAACTAATCTGACCTGTAGATGGCAGTAAATGAGCTGAGGGGGTGGAGGTGGGGTGATATGATGGACCTACGGCTGTGGTAAAAGATCCAGGAGTGGGCTGTATCTATTGTCCTTTAATGAGTGGCTTTGATCTGTGCTGACCATTTAGTGTTTGTACACCTGGACCACAGCAGTGCTGAGAGGGTGCTGCTGGgtaattgatgtgtgtgtgtgtgtgtgtgtgattgacggagatgaagatgaaatcATGCAGGTAACAGACCCCCGGTCATCCCCTGCTCCTGGCGTGGGAATGCAGTAAAGGGAGTAAAAGCACTACCTCCTTTGTTTGTCCTGTTTTTTATGGTCAATGGTTTTTATGGTCACTGGGATCATAACGTAATAGAGCTCCAGTGTGATGTTCTTCATGAGAATCACGTCTGGGTTTCAGGTTCAACGTCCCAAAGTGAGAGAAATGATTTAGGGGGGCAACAAGAAAATGATCTTAacatcaagtgtgtgtgtgtgtgtatgagattgtgtgtgtgtgtgagtcacgAACCAACCTGTGGCACGAGTGCAGGAGGATATGCTTTTAGCTAATAGTGAAACATTACAAGTAACATGAGTTCCTTTACCTCTACACCAACAACAGAGAAaccctactctctctctctctctctctctctctctctctctctctatcattgtctgtcagtctgtctctctctctctctccccgtctctctctctctctctctctctcttcctctccctctcccccctttctctctcccccgctctccttctcttcctctctctctctctagtcccccccccctttctctcccccgctctccctctctctctctcttcctcgctctctctctctctctctctctctctctggtgcagCTGCTTGCTACAAGCTCGGTGTTTAATTGTGTTTTCTCACACACTGGTGATTGCTGACCTCAGCTGTACATATTTGCACCACAAAACATGAAGCCTGCAgatgcacacaaacatctcGCTAAGACGACGGTCAGGCTCGGACAGCCTATAGGACGGGATTCGTTAAAACAAGACACTTATTAGATGCAATGAAGTGTTTTGTTggatattttctatatttctacaATATTCTGACacgttattatatattacaaattagattagatgatattttatttctatttcagcGCTCGTGGTTAGAGCTCACATCTCTCTCCTTCAGGATAAAGTTGATCATAGAGTCCTGTTCTATTTCATTAGCATCTCAAAGGCCCTGGTACTATTGTTGAGGACAGAAGCAGAGATGGGAGGGAGCAGGGGACAATTACTGACCCTGCAGATTCTTTTTATCCTTTTGAAAGCCCGGGTGATTAGGAGAGGAAAGTTTAGATTTCCTGAACTTGAAGTGGAAATGTAGCAGTGACAGACGCATCTCGGGGCTCAATCCACATCTGGTTAAGAGCAAGgggagccagtgtgtgtgtgtgtgtgtgtgtagggggaaGTAAAGAACTGAGATTCATATGACCatgctctttttcctgctctaaAGCAGCATTCCAGTGTAGTAGAAACACAAATGCAGTAAACATGCAAATAAACACAAGCAAGAAACAAAACCtgtgtattcatttaaaaaaaataaggtgtgtttgtgtgtgtgtgtgtcctcttcCCAGGCCTGAGTCATCTCTCACTGTTTACTTATTTAGCCCAGTGAGGAGAGGACGGTGGAAAATATGCATCCTCCCTTATAACCGTTTCTTTGTGGAGCACCAGGCCTCTGTAATATTTCTCACTCGGGTGAGAGAGCGCTTGTGCCAGGGAGAAGCAGCATCTCttaaccccatacacacccaaAGCGTACACCATCTCTCCGCTCGTCAGCAATACAGCCACCGTGAGGCTCATGCAACTCTCAGACGTGTGTAAACTCAGCGATCACCATCTTCTCAAATACTTTACCATtattacttcttcttttttcaatGATGAGTGTCTCAAGGAGGTAAAGGGTTCGGGTTCGCAAAGCACAATCGAATCCTTAGCTCTTATGAGGAAGTAAAGAAGTCACACTCCACAAAACTGCTCAGAAACCTTTCCATCGTCTACGGGAGGCcgagagacagaaatacagagacaGGAATGAAGAAGGATATAGCGGACATTATTATAAGAATATTATGGTCAACAGTGTAACCAGGAATGATCTCAGAATGGTCAGCAATGGTCACATAAGTTTACCATGACTCACACTGCAGGGACAGATGACGCTGAGAAAAGCTTTTTATGTAGATTATAAAAATTCGAATATCTATGTCCGTTATAGATGTAATGAATAAGAGCTTAATAGAACTTACGCTGGCTCTGTAAGTTCAGAGGCTGGTGTCGGCGCTTCAGCTGGGGGCTGGTTAAAGAGTTTCACTCCCCAGAGCAAATCCACACTTCACCAAGTACAGGAGCACAAAGGATTTCACACATGTGTATTTGggacaaaacaaaaagattaaCATCACTTGCAAATATACAACGGACTGATAAGGGCCGCTTCCACCGGGGTTGTCTtcctttttctgtgttttaagaAAGATTATCCTTTGAGCGTACAAATATCGAGAATCGAGTGTGAATTTTAAGGCGAGTTATTATacagatctaaaaaaaaaaatatggacaCATCTGTAGTCCAGAACTAAggatttattttgctttatttatttatatatataggatGAGGACGGGTTCTCTTCTTTTGAGTTTATCTGTTCATCTCATATCAGGAAGGTTTTCCCCGCCACCTTTCGTGATAACGTCCGTTGTTAAAAAATCGCTATATTAATACAGATGAGTCGAAAACCAAGTCCGAATCTTTATAAGATATAAAAGATCAGAAAGGTTCTGGTTTTTATAGCACTGTAGAGCTGTAGGTCTAGCATACACACATAGACTATTAAAGTGCAGGTAACAAACCCCATGCTAGTTTGTGTACTGatatgataataatattaattataactCTTCTGGTTAGATACatacttatatttttatgtttatatatatatatatatatatataaaaggtgaAATTCTGTCCAGTGCTAAACATTTAAGCCATTGTTCAAGCGTTGCTACACGAGCGTGCTGGAGTTGAGGGGGCGTGGCTTCGGTGTTTGAGCTCCGCCCCCAGGAACAGCATGAGGTCTCCGGTGGCCTTTTAAATGGAGCTTCACCGCGTGAACGAAGGTAGAAGTTCGCTGTCAAAGCGCCGGGAGCTCACTACCGTGGTGCAGGCACTTATCGCAAATCACACCCGGgggtatttttctttttttgtgcgtgtgttggtgttttttttcttcaataagACTGGAAATATGAGTTGTTCCGCTCCTGATCAGAGACTGGAGCATCTCCTGAGCGCCGTGGAGAGCGAGTTTCAGAAAGGAAGCGAGAAAGGAGACACGTCCGAGCGGGACATTAAACTGACCCTGGAGGACGCCGAGCTGTGGGGCAAATTTAAAGAGCTCACTAATGAAATGATCGTCACCAAGACCGGAAGGTGGGTCGAACTTTTAGAAACAATTCCTTCTCTGTTTTTCAGCCAAAAAACTGTCGTGAACGGTTTTTACGCGAACTTTTCAGCTTTAGACTGGTAATTTTGTTTTATCCGATGATTTAAAGAACATATCCGGCGTTTGTAGAAGTTAAAATTGTCATTTGGAGTCGGGAGAATGAAGCTGATGCTAAAGTTAGCCTGTGCTCAGAGTGCGCGAGCTCGCTGATAAACGTGTATTGTGTTTGCAGACGGATGTTCCCAGTACTGAGGGCCAGTGTCAGCGGTCTGGACCCCAACGCTATGTATTCGGTGCTGCTGGACTTCGTGGCCGCAGATAATAATCGTTGGAAATATGTGAACGGAGAGTGGGTACCGGGCGGAAAACCGGAGCCCCAGAGCCCCAGCTGTGTGTACATCCACCCCGATTCGCCCAACTTCGGAGCTCACTGGATGAAAGCACCTGTGTCCTTCAGCAAAGTCAAACTGTCCAACAAACTCAATGGAGGAGGACAGGTATGTTGGAACCAATTCCTCTTGCGATctcctttttatatttttaatcatatCTACACGGACGTTACATGTGAGTCTCTTCTCACCCACCTTCTCTGTAGATCATGTTGAACTCCCTGCACAAATACGAGCCCAGGATCCACATCGTGAAGGTGGGCGGCATCCAGAAAATGATCAGCAGCCAGTCTTTCCCAGAGACCCAGTTCATAGCAGTGACGGCCTATCAAAACGAAGAGGTACGGAGCTCAAAAGTCTTCAGAGCTGAAAAAATATTCATCCGTTGTTTTATTTAATCGCTGTTTCTAAATGCGTCTTCGTTTTCCTTTTTTCAGATCACAGCGCTGAAGATCAAACACAACCCGTTTGCTAAGGCCTTCTTGGATGCtaaagaaaggtgtgtgtgtgtgtgtgtgtattaaacagTAACTCCTAGTCTAATCGCTCTAATGTGATATAAAGTATAGAACTCAACAGTTTTTTTCCATGCTCTCAGGAGTGACCACCGTGAGGCCCAAGATCAAAGCAGTGATAATCAGCAGTCTGGCTACTCACAGAGTAAGTCCTCTTATCAGTTgtacaccaaaaaaaacaaaaccaaacacccAGAACAAGGATTCCTCATGACTTAACTTTCTTCCTCTATCTACAGTTGGTGGCTGGTTTTTGCCCAGTAATGGCCCTATCTGTCCCAGCAATAGTCCACCGCAGTTCAATGGGTCCCCGGGTCACAACTCCAGCTCTTACTGTGAGCGTTATTCCAGCCTGAGGAGCCACCGAGCGTCTCCGTACCCCAGCCACTACCCTCATCGCAGCACTAACAACAGTAAGACTCTTCATTTTTGCTTTTGAGTTTCAGaactaaataaaaagataataatTGCCAAGATTTAGATGTGATTGTAAGGTGCTGACTATATTTTATGATCCTTCTAGACAATTACATGGACAGCTCTTCAGCGAGTATTGCAGCCCACGATAACTGGTCAACCTTGCAAATCCCTAATTCTACCGGAATGGGCACTCTGGCTcataccaccaacaccacctcCAACACAAGGTCAGTCCAGACATACAGACTTCCTGTTTAGTAACAGAGCCATTGACTTAGTGATCAGCTCTCTGACCTTTaaactgtttgtttgtgtttacagcCAGTACCCCAGCTTATGGTCTGTGGCTGGGACAGCCCTCACCCCGTCCGGCTCAGCTTCAGGCTCCATTGCTGGAGGTCTGACCTCTCAGTTCCTGCGAGGGTCCTCCGTGTCTTACTCAGGTCTGACCTCCTCTCTACCCGTCTCTTCTCCGTCGTCCATGTACGATCCGAGCCTGACCGAGGCGGGAGTGGCAGATGCCCAGTTTGAGACCTCCATCGCTAGGCTTACAGCTTCCTGGGCGCCTGTAGCACAGAGCTACTGAGAAGCGACTGCAGCTCAAGAGACTTGCTCCTGATCTTCTTGAGATAGTGTAAGCAGCTTGGATCTCCCTGAATGGTGATAAATGGATTGTTCTAATGCAAGTGAGAAGTGttagaaatctaaaataaacaccCTAGATATTGTTATTGATGGTAATAATTTTATAGAAATGATCGAAACTTTACTGTCATTTGGGACCAACGATGGAACTATAAGATTAATacggttgttgttgttgactgaataaatgtaaatgtctgtaaatAGGTTTAAGTTAATGTTAATTCTCGTGGTTGGTCACATagaatataaatttaaaatattcagaaacagaaagacagacatgtGTCTTGAATCCTTTCTGGTTATATACAACGGGATGTCCTGTAACCTGCACGCGGAAGTGCTTTGtacatatctatctatttgtacTTGTTTGCTGTAAGCTTTATTTATgtctttttaatattaaattaatttgtttttttctccaaatcatCTGTCTGGTCCTTATTTCtaaaaatgtacacacacacacacacacacacacacacacacacatgacttcAAACAAAGACAACCTGAGTAAACTGGGCCTTATGTGAAAAGGTAATGGCACCCTTACCATTTACAAAGTCGAAATTTTAATTGGATCAAACACACCAGAGATGTTCCTTCAGCTTTCCAGCAATGTGAAGAGGCTGAAAGGTCTCAGTGAAGTGGACTCTCAGAAGTTGTGTCTAAGTCTCATGGTGAGAGTGAGTATTTATGACGAAGATAAGAAGAAGACCAGATCTGGTCTTTTCTACCAATGTAGCACGCTGACGACTCATCCAGGAAGTCACAACAGAGCTCTATGAATATTGAATATCTAAATAAAACTCTAGTGACCTCAGATTAGGTCACACCTTGATGACCCTTAAAGCTTCCTGCCGTCTGATGAACATTTTCAAAAGTGGACGATTTTTGTATAAATCATCCTAACCTAACCTGGTGGtagtgtgatgatgtggtgctTCTTCATCACCTGGATGACTCGACAAAACTGTGAATTTTGGGCCACGTAGGAATACGAAGATCTGAAGTCCATCTGTGAATGACTCAAAAGAAACTCCATGACCATTTGGAAAAGCCCAGTTTGCTGAAATTTTTCGAGTTGAAGCGCATTCTACAAATTTTCCAAAGAAAACAGAACGTTCTGGACAGAGATCCTTCTCTAACTGACGTGCTTCATAGTCATGTattaagatacactatattgccaaaagttttgggacgtctgcctttacatgcacatgaatgtaatatggagttgtcccgcccctttgcagctataacggcttcacctcttctgggaaggctttccacaaggtttaggagtgtgtttatgggaattttttttgaccattcctctaaaagtgcatttgtgaggtcaggcactgatgctgtgatgacgagaaggcctgcctcacagtctccactgtaattcatcccaaaggtgttctatcaggttgaggtcaggactccgttaagttcctccacaccaaactggtgtgcggtcatgttggaacaggaagaagtCATCCCCAAATGATGACCTCCATAAaccataaaattgtccaaaatgtctcgaagcattaagagttcctttcactggaactaaggggcaaagcccaacccctgaattcaatgatttggaggggtgtcccaaaacctttgccaatatagtgtatatcatttatatcacaaaaatgaaatattttctatatttctgacaaCTATTATAAGTTCACTTGCAAATATTCTCacgtttatatttatattatttaaatgacaTTTCTTTATAAACCCAGGTTTGTTTACTCGaacgatttattttatatggtcGAGATTTCCATTATATTATTGTGTGAATAAAATCTTCACTAAGACGTTACAGCTGTGTTTAAGTGAACTCTCTCCTCTGTTCGATGATTGCAGGTTACTTCAGACAGAGTGCTGGACCACATGATGGCCTTTTTTCTATTATCGCACCGCTCTGTTAGAATTTACAACTGTGTgtcattctggaaaaaaaaagaaattctagATATTAATCTTTCAATTTTCCTTCATCGAATAACATCAAAGAGGTTAAAAGTAAAAGTGAAGAAgatatttaagtattttttaacaTGTTAATACTGCTTATTGatccttttctcttttacacacacacacacacacacacacacactatgcatgAGAGTAATATCCAAGATATAAGAAACCTCCAGGTTGCTGATCCTCAGTATTCTGTGTGTAGTGACATTTTAATGCATTCTATAAGTTTATACTTCGGAGTAGGGGCAGTGAAGGATGGTCCGGTCAGTGCTTCTTCAGTGGACTCAGCTCCAAGTCTGTGATTGAGGAGTCCACACCAGGGTGTAAATGAAGCCCACAGGGTTAAAGAGCCTCAGGCAAACAGAGCTGAAGGAACAACATGACAGACATCtgggacctgtgtgtgtgtatgtgtgtgtgtgtgtatgtgaaaccTTTAAAGCAAAATTGTAAGTTCATATGCCTGGAGAGAATAGAAGGTCttcctggtaaaaaaaaaaagaataaatatctatattaattaattaataatgaaatactgTTAAACTCTATTCTCATTTTTTACCGTTATCATCGTAATaaacacccctctctctctctctctctttttaatatTTCCTCATGATCTTGCCTGATTTGTGCTACATGTGTATGATGCACATTGGGGAGTGTAAGTGAATCAGGTAGCAGCTTGATCTGCATGCCCTGCCACGACAAATCTAAACCCTGAAATATAAACTTTGAGCATAATATAAAGGTCATGATGTTAAAAAATCTTCCTgtaccaacatgactgtacaccagtgcacaaagcaaggtccataaagacatggatgagtgagtttggtgtggaggaacttgactgtcctgcacagagtcctgacctcaaccccatagaacacctttgggatgaattagagtggagactgtgagccagaccttctcatccaacatcagtgcctgacctcacaaatgcgcttctagaggaacagtcaaaaattcccataaacacactcctaaaccttgtggaaatccttcccagaagagttgaagctgttataactgcaaagggcaggacaactccatattacattcatgtgcatgtaaaggcagacgtcccaaaacttttggcaatatagtgtacatgcaaGATTCGACCCCAAAACCCTGGAGGtctgaggcaaacatgctaaccacacCCCTTATCCATTACACTACAACTTTAACAGCAAAAACATTGGAAATGAATAACAGAATTGGTTCTAGCGTACAAAACCGAATTAAGGTAATTAATTATGATCGACACAAGGGTAGAAACAGGACTGAGGGTGGACGGTTGGGTCACAGGAAGTGGGCAACAGGGTCACAATATGATAGCAAATGCAACAACTCCTAGTCTCAGAGACACTGAGCTGGTGTAGAAAGTGGTGATCTGTGTTCCTGTTTGGTCAGAGAAGTTGAGGTGACATGTTGGGTCCTGATTCTGAGATATCTTTCATTGAGTTGGATATGTTTATGTTGCAAAACGCTAAATCTAGAGACAATCCCAATAGTTTCCAAATTCAGCAGATGGGCTGCTGAATCACGTTCTGGTAGATATTTGGTAGACACGACACAATACCACTTATAAAGACTTCTGTATTTGTAGAGAAGCGTTTCAGCTCCACTCGTATGAACCCCGTTTGCCAAAAACAAGTCGTCAAGTCTGGTTCGGCCCATCGGTGCACAGCCCTCTGTTTGCCCATCTTTCGCACTCCTcccatgtccacacacacaaacccacctTGTCCTCTGATGTCTGTGTGCTTTCGTTAATGAAGAAATTCTCATACCTGGGTGAGACATTGCTCTCAGCTGAGGAAAGCCTGCCTCTGAACCAGCTCATCACAGGAGCAGATACAACAGGCCCAAACTGGAACAACTAATTCCAGTAATATTAGCAACAGAATTCCTTTCCCGGAATGAAATATGCATCAAAGAATAAAGAAGACCAAATCTATACTGTTCAACTGTCTGGAAATTAAACAATGGCAAAAAATCACGATAAAACGGTGAGGGTTAGTGGCTAGgtaacagtttattattattaagttctTATTTTGACAGTTTATTCATCATAACGCCATCGTAAAGCCTTATGATACAAAAAACCCTtacaatacagtataataagCTGTTATAACACTCCTAAGGATGAATCCTTAACCCAGCAACATGTTCAGATTAAACCAACACAACTCAGTCCAACAGCGCCCTCTGGTGAGCACAGAGCGAACAGCTTTCGGACATGCGCAGTAACgtcagtgtttattttattaccttggaattatttattacttaatctGATTGGACCATCAATGAATTCATACTTTTACATAAACGTCGTTTGGTGTAAAACACCACATTTTGGCTAAAAGTATGTGAACCACAACCCCTGAGTTATTTCCCCTCTGGTGTTATAATCAGCTCCACTTTTCTGTGAaggttctccactagatgttggattagtggtcattcagctacaagtgagatcagactctgacactgaggaggtctggggttcagtcggtgttctagttcatcccaaaggtgttcagtcagagtcagggctctgtgccgGACACTTCAGTTCtcccactccaaccttaacttAAAACAAGTGTGTACACCATGGAGTTCAGTGCTTTGTGCTGGACACGTTGAAGAGAGATTATTCTATA encodes the following:
- the tbxta gene encoding T-box transcription factor T-A, which produces MSCSAPDQRLEHLLSAVESEFQKGSEKGDTSERDIKLTLEDAELWGKFKELTNEMIVTKTGRRMFPVLRASVSGLDPNAMYSVLLDFVAADNNRWKYVNGEWVPGGKPEPQSPSCVYIHPDSPNFGAHWMKAPVSFSKVKLSNKLNGGGQIMLNSLHKYEPRIHIVKVGGIQKMISSQSFPETQFIAVTAYQNEEITALKIKHNPFAKAFLDAKERSDHREAQDQSSDNQQSGYSQIGGWFLPSNGPICPSNSPPQFNGSPGHNSSSYCERYSSLRSHRASPYPSHYPHRSTNNNNYMDSSSASIAAHDNWSTLQIPNSTGMGTLAHTTNTTSNTSQYPSLWSVAGTALTPSGSASGSIAGGLTSQFLRGSSVSYSGLTSSLPVSSPSSMYDPSLTEAGVADAQFETSIARLTASWAPVAQSY